The following are encoded in a window of Impatiens glandulifera chromosome 5, dImpGla2.1, whole genome shotgun sequence genomic DNA:
- the LOC124940088 gene encoding uncharacterized protein LOC124940088 — MGLINSGAGTSRTQKFYLLCNYALIGASSSCIFLTLSLRLIPSPIGFLLIFLHVLTIAGAVSGCAAASGSGRRWYGAQMVATVVTAIFQGSVAVLSFTVTDEFLGRLNSYVREEEGKMILKLGGGLCFGIFCLEWIVLTLAFFLSYRSFVEGGNGNNMNGSAKTAPIKDDELTNWPWPFQV, encoded by the coding sequence ATGGGTCTTATCAACTCCGGCGCCGGCACCTCCCGCACTCAAAAGTTCTACCTTCTCTGTAACTACGCCTTAATAGGAGCATCTTCCAGCTGTATCTTCCTCACTCTCTCTCTTCGTCTAATCCCCTCTCCGATCGGATTCCTTCTCATCTTCCTCCACGTGTTAACCATCGCCGGCGCCGTCTCCGGCTGTGCTGCTGCATCAGGATCCGGGCGGCGGTGGTACGGAGCCCAGATGGTGGCGACAGTTGTGACAGCTATATTTCAAGGATCGGTGGCTGTTTTGAGCTTCACAGTAACGGATGAATTCTTGGGGAGATTGAATTCATATGTTAGAGAAGAAGAGGggaaaatgattttgaaattgGGAGGTGGACTTTGCTTTGGGATCTTTTGTTTAGAGTGGATTGTTTTGACTTTGGCCTTTTTCTTGAGTTATCGTTCTTTTGTGGAAGGTGGGAATGGGAATAATATGAATGGATCTGCTAAGACTGCTCCGATTAAGGATGATGAATTGACTAATTGGCCATGGCCTTTTCAAGTTTAG